ATCGCCGACGACCTCGGGCCGGTAGGTCGTGCGGACCACGTCCTTGATGCGCTCCACCGCCTCGTCGCCGGCACCGATGTCGACGCCCGCCTCGGCATAGGTCAGGCCGCGGCCGCCACGGCCCGCCTGGTCAGGCCCGGAGGGCAACCTCGAGGACCTCCCTGCTGGGGACGGGCGAGATCTCGACCGGGTACTCGCCGGTGAGACACGCACTGCAGAACCCGGCCCCAGGGGCGTCGATGGCGCGCTCCAGGTTGTCGAGGGTGAGGTAGGCGATCGAATCGACACCGAGGTACTCGCCGATCTCAGGCACCGACCGCTGGGCGGCGAGCAGGCCGTCCCGGTCGGGGGTGTCGATGCCGTAGAAGCACGGCCAGGCGTAGGGCGGCGAGGACACCCGCAGGTGGATCTGCGCGGCGCCGGCGTCACGCAGCATCTCGACCATGGCTCGCGTGGTGGTTCCCCGGATCACGGAGTCGTCCACGACGATCAGCCGCTTGCCGACGATGTTCTCCCGCAGGGGGTTGAGCTTGCGGCGCACGCCGCGAGCGCGGGCCTCGGGCGTGGGGGCGATGAACGTGCGCCCGATGTAGCGGTTCTTCACCAGTCCCTGCCCGTAGGGGATGCCGCTGCGCCGGGCGTAGCCCTCTGCCGCGGGGACCCCGGACTCCGGCACACCCATGACGAGGTCGGCGTCCACCGGCGCCTGCTCGGCCAGCAGCTCGCCCATGCGCCGGCGAGCACCGTGCACCTCCTTGCCGTACAGCATGCTGTCGGGGCGGGCGAAGTACACCAGCTCGAAGATGCAGAGCTTGGGATCGATCTTCTCCGGCGGGAAGGGATTGACCGAACGGAGTCCACTCCGGTCGATCACGACCATCTCGCCGGGCTGCAGCTCCCGCACGAAGCGGGCCCCCACCACGTCGAGCGCCGGCGTCTCCGACGCCAGCACCCACCCCTCGTCCAGGCGCCCGAGGCACAGCGGGCGAAAGCCGTTGGGGTCGCGCACGCCGACCAGATGCTCTGCGTCCATGAGCACGAACGAGAAGGCTCCCTCGAGGTCGGGCAACACCTCGCTGAGCGCCGCCTCCAGCTCCCCGCCACCTCCATCGCCGGCTTCGGAGGAGAACACCCGCGAGAGCAGCTCGGCCACCAGGTCGCTGTCGCTGGCTATGACCCCCGGCAGCATGCCTGCCCGCTCGGCCAGCACGGTGGTGTTGGTGAGGTTGCCGTTGTGCCCGAGGGCGAAGCCCGCCGTGCCGACCGAGCGGTACACCGGTTGGGCGTTGCGCCAGGTGCTGGAGCCGGTCGTCGAGTACCGGGTGTGCCCGATGGCGAGGTGGCCCTCGAGCGCCGCCACGGTCCGCTCGTCGAACACGTTGGTCACCAGACCCATGTCCTTCACCACGGTGATGGTCTCGCCGTCGCTGACCGCCATCCCGGCGGACTCCTGCCCCCGGTGCTGGAGGGAGTAGAGCCCGTCGAAGGTCAGCTGGGCCACCGGCGCACCGGGCGCCCAGACGCCGAAGATCCCGCAGGCCTCTCGCAAGGAATCATCTTGGTTGCCGGACCGTGGCTGCGCCGTCGGGGACGTGAGCGGCGCCGTCTTGGCGCCCGGCTGGCGTGCCCTCACTGCTTCATTCTCCCACAGCCCCGGTCGCTCTTTGGTCAGCTGGCGATAGCCTCCTCAGCGCATGGTCGATCTCCACACCCATTCGACCGTTTCCGACGGGTCCGATCCTCCGGCGCGCATCCCCGAGCTGGCCGCCGCCGCCGGATGCAGCGCCGTGGCGCTCACCGACCACGACCGCCTGGACGGGCTGGCCGAGGCCCGAGGCCGGGCCCAGGCGCTGGGAGTGGATCTGGTGCCCGGCTGTGAGGTCTCGTGCGAGTGGGCACCGGGCACGCTGCACGTGCTCGTCTATTTCGTCGAGCCGGGCGAGGGACCGCTTCAGGACGAGCTGGCCCGGCTGCAGGCCGATCGTGACGAGCGGAACCGCCAGATGATCGACCGGCTTTCCGCCGCCGGCCTGCCCGTGACGCTCGACGAGCTGGAGGCCGAGGCCGGCGGCATGGGCGCGGGGCGGCCCCACATCGCTTCCATCCTCGTTCGCAAGGGAGTCGTGGGGTCCGTCCAGGAGGCCTTCGACCGCTACCTCGCCCGAGGCAAGCCGGGCTACGTGAGCAAGGCCCGCCTGTCGCCCCGGAAAGTGGCGGAGGAGGCGCGCCGCTCCGGAGGTGTGGCCGTGCTGGCCCATCCGCTCAGTCTGCAGCTCGACGAGCCCGGGTTGGCCTCGGCGGTGGCCGAGCTGGCCGACGCCGGCCTGGCGGGCCTCGAGGCCCGCTACGGCCGGTACTCCCCCGACGAACGGACCGGGCTCGCCGACCTGGCCCGTCGCCACGGCCTCGTCGCGACCGGTGGTTCCGACTACCACGGCACCTACAAGCCCGATCTCGCCGTCGGCACCGGGCGGGGCGATCTGTCCGTGCCCGACGACACCGTCGCCGCCTTGGCTGATCGCCGGCCCTAGGAGGCGGCGAGGCGGGCGGGCAGGGTCGAGCGCCAGGCGTGGACGACGTCGTCCAGGGCGACATCGACCAGGCCCTCGACGACGAGCCGGTCGCCTCCGGCAATGCCGAGCTCGGTGACTATCACTCCGGCCGCCCTGGCCCGGGCTGCGACCCCGTCAGGGTCCGCCGCGCACACGACCACGCGCGACGGCGACTCGGAGAAGAGCTCGGCGGCGGTGGCGATCCCCCGCACCACGACACCTGTCCCGGAACGCACCGCCATCTCCGCCAGCGCCACACCGAGCCCTCCGTCGGACACATCATGGAGGCCGTTCACGACGCCGTCGGTCACCAGCCCCACCACCACCTCGACGAGGTCGCGGTGCCCGGCGAGGCCCAGGGGCGGGAGGCGCTCGCCC
This region of Acidimicrobiales bacterium genomic DNA includes:
- a CDS encoding PHP domain-containing protein; the encoded protein is MVDLHTHSTVSDGSDPPARIPELAAAAGCSAVALTDHDRLDGLAEARGRAQALGVDLVPGCEVSCEWAPGTLHVLVYFVEPGEGPLQDELARLQADRDERNRQMIDRLSAAGLPVTLDELEAEAGGMGAGRPHIASILVRKGVVGSVQEAFDRYLARGKPGYVSKARLSPRKVAEEARRSGGVAVLAHPLSLQLDEPGLASAVAELADAGLAGLEARYGRYSPDERTGLADLARRHGLVATGGSDYHGTYKPDLAVGTGRGDLSVPDDTVAALADRRP
- the purF gene encoding amidophosphoribosyltransferase: MREACGIFGVWAPGAPVAQLTFDGLYSLQHRGQESAGMAVSDGETITVVKDMGLVTNVFDERTVAALEGHLAIGHTRYSTTGSSTWRNAQPVYRSVGTAGFALGHNGNLTNTTVLAERAGMLPGVIASDSDLVAELLSRVFSSEAGDGGGGELEAALSEVLPDLEGAFSFVLMDAEHLVGVRDPNGFRPLCLGRLDEGWVLASETPALDVVGARFVRELQPGEMVVIDRSGLRSVNPFPPEKIDPKLCIFELVYFARPDSMLYGKEVHGARRRMGELLAEQAPVDADLVMGVPESGVPAAEGYARRSGIPYGQGLVKNRYIGRTFIAPTPEARARGVRRKLNPLRENIVGKRLIVVDDSVIRGTTTRAMVEMLRDAGAAQIHLRVSSPPYAWPCFYGIDTPDRDGLLAAQRSVPEIGEYLGVDSIAYLTLDNLERAIDAPGAGFCSACLTGEYPVEISPVPSREVLEVALRA